DNA sequence from the Macrobrachium rosenbergii isolate ZJJX-2024 chromosome 55, ASM4041242v1, whole genome shotgun sequence genome:
CATCGCTGGGgtgttgctgctgcttctgctgctgctgctgctcctcctcctcgtccccccccctcctccgAAGATAAACGAAGGTTgaagtcttcatcatcatcagcgcTGGGGCGCTGCTGTTgctgttcctccttctcctcttcttcatcttcttcttcttattcttctccttcttctccttccttctccgaaggtatgtgtatatacagacagTCCTCATCTTCGGAGGCGGGTTGCTGTTGCGTCGTCCCCTCATCCTCCTCGCCCCCGACATcgctctccccttccccctccccctcttcccttcGCGTGGGTATGGCTGGGTGGCCGTAAGCTAGCGACTCTTCTGGGTTTAAATGGTATCTTTTATCATCTAGCGCGctaaagactttttttctttgcGCAGTTGTGACCACATTTCCTTTGACATTTCTTATGTTCCGCACTGGGACGACGAGTTGATTTCCTGCGTAGAGGGCTGTTTCGTCATCGGCGTGCGTTAAGATGTCTCAGTGACACTTTTGCACTCCTTTGCTTCTGCGTATCATACTCTCTTGGTTAATCAAAACCGAATAAGCTTTCGGTTTAAGAGCTATGATCTCTTCTATAATCATTTCACCCACTTCGGATTTCAAGAGGCCGAGTTGGCCTTTATTTTGAGTACTGTAACAGGGATGTTCTGAGTCAAAGTTACTGAAGTCCAGGTAATCCTTAAAAGGATACCTTTGGTATTCATTAAGCAAATTATCTacactcaaagaaaaaataaaacagtccgTGTCACAGTATATCAGACGCTCACGATCACCGTAACTGGGTTTAATGACTTTGTACCAGTAGTGGTACATTTGTAGTTTGGCTATTTCTAGAATTTGGAATCCGACAAAGTTGGGCATGTTCACGTCTATTTCACTTTTCTCACTCACGCAAAGTACGCGGTTTGGGTTTAGAACTATAAAGTCCTTAAATCTTgggtttcttatttctttcagaaACCGGGATTCGTTATTCACAACGCTGTTTTTCGTAGCGTACTTGGTGGGATTCATTAAGCAGCGTCCGAACACGGAATTTGAAATCAGCTTAAAAGCCGATTGTTCATCACGGCATTTTGATTTTCTTCGGGCTTCTATGTTGCCGTCTATGAATCCTTTCATAAAGTTTGGTTGCTTGAAGGAGTACACCTTGTGAACCTTCTCAATTTCCAACCCCAGTTCCATGTAGAACCGCAAAAGGGGTAGAGCTATCATATAGTTTTTTTTGGGTCCGTGGTCTCCAATAAGTTTTCGCGTGCGGTGTCCCATTTTTCCGCCTTCTTCTTCTAACACATGTCGGCAATATGGGGaaatttcttcctcttttatgtTTCTCTTATGTAGGCAGAGGGGTAGCTCATCGGTATTTACAGCTGCTTCGGCCGAAAGTGGTTTGGTGTCAATGACCAGCCAGTATCCCACTTCGTCATCATCACTCGAAGGAAAGTTACTCTTCATAAATGAGGATTTTTCTTCTTCACTTAGTTGGCGTATATCTCCCGTTGGAAGCTTCCCCGTCATGGAAAAAGGGTACAAGCTGTTAAAGTCTTGATATAAAATGTAGGAagcctcttcctctccctctctcaggtTACCTATGTCTTCATTACGAGCCACGGAATGTTGTCTCACGACGGTGGTAAAACCCCCGCGTACATTTTCCTGTATTTGTAGGTACGTGCTAATGTCGTACGGATAATCCAGAACTACGCCCGTCTTTTTTAGCATGGCATCGTAGGCGTAGTCTGGGAGAGTTGTATACTGGGCGCAATCCAGTCCGTACTGTCGCAACAAGATTTGGCGCCAGTTGAGAAACACGTCGGCTAGTAAACCAACGTCAATTTTTAGGTAAACTTCCATGTAGTCTCTGAGGGTTTGGCATTCGCCTAATTGCCACATTTCCCGGCTGCGTTGGTATTCCTCCTCGCTGATACCCTCCCCCTTCAGGCTAGAGTAAAAGGCTTCGTGTGGGGGCAGCTGATTATCTAGTAACTTGTTCTCATCGTCGACGTACTCGTACGGAAACGAGCGTTTTCCCGTAATGATCTTCAGCCTAGCCTCCAGGGGTAAATGTTGCAGCAGGTAGTGGGTGTAGGTCAGTTCTCTTCCGCTGGCTATGTGTTCCCGGGAGACACTGTCTAAACTGCCTGAAAGGAATTGAAGCAAGTCCAGGAAGAGCAACTGGTTTATTTTTACTGATAAGAATTTAAGACCACTTTTTGGTTGCACTTGAATGTTGTAGTTCCCCTCGAGCTCTTTCAGTATCAGCCCCATGTCGTAGCTCATATTATGAGCGTAGACCCGCAAAGTGTTATAGCGGTCACAGCATAGTTGATTACACCGCTGGCAGTAAGTGCCGAGGAAATTATCTTCCTCCTTCATGTGGTCGTGGTGCCTGTGTTTATCATTTCcctttacaaattttttattacataagtcGCACTTGGTGGAGCGCATAAAACGCTCTTCATCTTGGGGGGAGATGTTAATAGGGTAATGGCACCGTTCTCGAGCGAGGGTTGACCAGTCCTCGCTTAAAGCGTTCACTAGTTCTGTGGCTGAACGTCGGCTCGTTGATGTTTTAGTCTTCATCACTTCACCACTCCTATCTATAATCAAGTAGGAGTAGCTCACCATCTTGTGGTGACTCACTACGCCATGCTCCTCACCTGTAGGTATGACGAGAGCCTCCGTGTCTAGATAACAGGTAAATGGTAGTGGGTGAGTTTTGTGGTAATTCTGGAAAGAGAGTTTCTCACCTGAGGGTTTCGTAACTAATTTCGACGTAACTGCGCATTGGCTATGGTGGCGTTCGATGTCTTCACTGGTTGTGAGCAGATACAGACAGGAGCGACAATAGCTGTTACCGTGTCGCCAGCTTCTGTCGTGGGTAAGATTCTTGACGTATAAGTCAAAATCTTTGATAAGTGCGCAATGCTCATTTTCTAAGAGCAGGAGGTGAACCATATCACCCTCGTTACCGCCTTTTCTAGCCAAAATTAAATTATGGTCTCCTTTTTTTCCCCTGACAATTTCATAAACGAATATtcgtaaatgattttttttttcaatttttttaaaatcttcccaGTGGAAGGTACCTGTTATATCCCACTTAAGGTGATCACTGATGGAGGATattccttttttcactttttcagcgAGGTGAAACCATTCGGTGGTGGGGTGTTCTCTTTTGTAAGTGAAGGCACTTAGGCCGGTGAAAATGCAGTCATTGCGCTTTGAAAGCAGATTAAACACGAGCTTGCTCCCTCTCAGGTTGGGCGGATAGGGTACGGAGTTCCCTATCTTCTTCCCTCGGGCTCCGATGGTTAATACACTAATATCTATTGACAGGATCTTATTTAATAACCAACCAGACCCTTCCTGCTCGTTGCACACATTATCCGTCTGCTCATTGAGGCTTTGATGCCAATTCTCCACCGCGTCGGCGATCTGATCCTTTCCCACCGTTTCGTACTTCACGCGGATGTGAAACTCTTCTTCCTGTAGTGGGTTTTCTTTGTTTAGGCTTTTTCGGGTAATCTGAGTTCGCACTCGAAGGCCTAAACGCGCAGTGGAGAGGCCTTTATCCAGGTAAGCTTTTTTAATAGCCTGTTCTATAAAGCCTCTGTTTTCAGATATCACAAGATAAGGGTCACGCGTCGGGACTGAGAAACTGTAAATTTCTCCAAGTCCTGAGAAGATTGTTTTTTGTTCTAACAACTCCATTCTGGCTAGAGAGAGACTGGAGGTGAAAAACTCCTAGGGTACATATATACTAACTTTGGTGGGTAGGCCTATCCCCTCCACCTCCAAACTGATTCACTCGAGATAATGAGTGCCACAGTTTCCATCGCCTCACCTACATTGcatttagagagaaaaaattagaTCAATCAATAAACACGTTCATACGCGTTCGCGAGCATGTAAcggtaaaaagaataaagaggtaaaaaagaaaaaaaaaccctttgatcaacagacgggagagagagaacatcatccCCCAGGGCGCATAGGCCTAGTTACCACCAATCGAGCTCAAAAATAAATGGCACACGCCTTGACGTCATAGGCCCAGGATGCTTGCCAAAAACCTCTGGCACCCTCTCGACCAATCACCGCGCGGGAAAGACGGTTGGCCACGCCCACTGACCAATCGGAAGGCGCAACAGCCGCAAGCGACCCAGCTGAGCGCCCAGTTGAGCGCCGGACGTCGACCGGGTAAGACGTCTACCCGCGTCGTCGCTACGTACCACACCCCCCctccaaccccccaccccaccccttcccacccttcccTCACACGTGTTTCGCACCTTCTCATATTCCACccttccctcacacacacacgtttcgCACATTCCACCCTTCTCACACACACCatcccccttcacccttccccttcaccctttccatcaccccctccccccctttttccatccccttcccctattccatccccttcccccttcacccttccccttcccccttccccttccccctccttccaccctttcctttatgcaaataataaaaaaaaaaatttcacgagTTTTATTCCAATCACTTCTACAAGTCGATGGTAAAAACATCGCCAAGTCAATGTTCTTTCCATCAGCCCAATCGATCGTCTTCCATCGACAACCAACCACCTCCTCTCCCGCCCCCGACCCCCGAGTCGATGGGAGAAAATACGCGTCGATGATCGATGCGCATGGTCATTTTACACTACTACTAACTCTTTTTAgtacaattctattaattttggggatgcaaaatttttttggccaatatttccattttccaccaATCGACTTCCATAATTCGAAAATAACTCAACTTATTTACCttacgtttgctttttccaataataTGGACCTAAATACAGGGGGTGCACTTGAGCCTCAtgaccgtggcagggttcccctctgggctaaggggcctcaaagtcgcctttttaatttttataatagaaattcatgcttccataactcaagaaggcggcgatgtattgatgtgcggtttgaatttttaatagaacggaccaaaatacggggggtgcatttggagcctcatgtccgtggcagagTTCCcgtcttagctacggggcctcaaagtttcctttttaatttatacaataaaaattcaggcttccataactcaagaaggcgtcGACGTATCGATGTGCGgttggaattttttaatagaacggaccaaaatagtgaGGGTGCATTAGGAGCCTCATGTCCGtagcagggttcccctcttaggtaCGGGAACTGAAAgtcacctttttcatttttataatagaaatttagTTTTCCAGAACTCAAGAAGGCGGCGActtattgatgtgcggtttgaattttttaacagaacggaccaaaatagtggggTGCATTTGGGCCTCATGTCCCGTGGCAGAAGAGTTACCCTCTTGGCTACGGGCCCTCAAAGttggttttaattttaataaagattcagccatccataactcaagaatccctcgacgtattgatgtgcggttggaattttttaatagaaaggaCTAAAATAAAGGTGCTGTATTTGGAGCCTCATgcccgtggcagggttcccctctcagctatggggcctcgaagttggtgttttttttttttttagatatgaaccttgcaatttcaaaatgacacctgcattacctacaagcctacaggaaccttgaaactgaaaaatgacacatggaatactacaacagagtgccaataaTGAAAGGCTACCAACTATATCAGTGGttgaaattacccttgaaattgaaaaatgacacctatTATACTGTTGAAGAAAGAGTGTTCAAGgattcttcagtgaggattttggcgccaacacGAAGGCAGTGTCATTTTCTGAAACtaaagcatagtcattcatgtaatgatggccacctccggagattctggaggaaatctttggttaggggtccttttttgggtttgttttgcggggcccaggggtccaatttagccaggacccttgcgtggtgaaggtggcatattctaaaactagggtgtaaaaaaaaaaaagaggccagtcgcccaaaaataaaacttttcaaaattttccacctAACTAACTCTTCTTGGtaaaattctattaattttggggatgtaaaattttttttggccaagatttccattttccaccaatcgatgaatggaaattcagacgtCCATAATTCGAAATAACTCAACTTATTTaccttacgttttttttttcaataatatggACCAAAATACAGGGGTGCACTTGAGCCTCAtgaccgtggcagggttcccctctgagctacggggcctcaaagtcgccattttaatttttaatatagaaattcaggcttccataactcaagaaggcggcgacgtattgatgtgcggtttgaattttttaatagaacggaccaaaacaCTGGGgatgcatttggagcctcatgtctgTGGCAGGGTTCCCATCTTAGCTACGGGGTTTCAaagttgcctttttaatttttacaataaaaatttaggcATCCCTAACTCAAGAAGGCGTCGACGTATCGATGTGCGGTTTggaatagaacggaccaaaatagtgggggtgcatttggagcaTCGTGTCGGTGGCAGGGTTTCCCTCTTAGCTACAGGGCCACAAAgtcacctttttaatttttacaataaaaattcaggcttccataactcaagaaagCAGCGACGTATTGATATTCGGTTTGAATTTCTTAATAGAACAGACCAAAATAAAGGTgctgcatttggagcctcatgtccgtggcagggttcccctctcagctatggggcctcaaagttggtgtttttttttttatttttagaaatgaaccttgcaatttcaaaatgacacctgcattacctacaaggctacaggaaccttgaaactgaaaatgacacaTGGCAttctacaacagagtgccaatgatgaaaggctatcagctatatcaatggtagaaattacccttgaaattgaaaaatgacacctgttatagtgttgaagaaagaatcttcaaggagtcttcagtgaggattttggagccaacaCGAAGGCTGTGACattgaagaaagagtcttcaaggagtcttcagtgagAATTTTGGCGCCAACATGAAGGCTGTGTCATTTTCTGAAACTatagcatagtcattcatgtaatgatggccatcTCCGgagattccggaggaaatctttggtaaggggtccttttttgggtttgttttgtgggcccaggggtccaatttagCCAGGTCCCTTGCGCGGTGGAGATGCATATTCTAAAActagggaggaaaaaaaaaaaaaaaaaaaaaaaagaggccagcCGCCCAAAAATTAACCTTtgaaaattttcgacctaactaactcTTCTTAgtacaattttattaattttgggaaggcaacatttttttttggccaacatttccattttccatcaatggatgaatggaaattcagacgtccataatttgaaaataactcAACTTATTTACCttacgtttgctttttccaataataTGGACCAAAATACAGGgtgtgcatttggagcctcatgacCATGGCAGTGTTCCCCTCtgagctacggggcctcaaagtcgcctttttaatttttatgatagaaATTAAGACTTCCATAACTAAAGAAGGCGGCGAagtattgatgtgcggtttgagttttttaatagaacggaccaaaatagtgagggcgcatttggagcctcatgtctgAAGGGTTCCCATcctagctacggggcctcaaagctgcctttttaatttttacaataaaaattcaggcatccataactcaagaaggcgtcGACGTATTGGTgggcggtttgaattttttaatagaatggaccaaaaatagtgggggtgcatttggagcctcatgtccgtggcagggttaccctcttagctacggggcctcaaagttggctttttaatttttacaataaaaattcaggcatccataactcaagaaggcctcgacgtattgatgtgcagttggaattttttaatagaacggaccaaaataaaggtgctgcatttggagcctcatgtccgtggcagggttcccctctcagctatggggcctcgaagttggtgtttttttttcatttttagatatagACACTTGCAATTTCAAAAATGACACCTACATTACCACAAGCctaggaaccttgaaactgaaaaatgacacatggaatactacaacagagtgccaataaTGAAAGGCTACCATCTATATCAATGGTAGAAGTTaccattgaaattgaaaaatgacttcTGTTATACTTTTAAAGAATGAGTCTTCAAGGAGttttcagtgaggattttggcgcgAACACGAAGGCTATGTCACTTCctgaaactagagcatagtcattcatttaACGAAGGCCACATTCGgagattctggaggaaatcttgagtaaggggtccttttttgggtttgttttgtggggcccaggggtccaattcagccaagacccttgcgtggtgaaggtggcatattctaatactagggtgtaaaaaaaaaaaaaaaaaaaaaaaaaaaaaaggccagcagcccaaaaattaaacttttgaaaattttcgACCTAAATAACTTTTCTTAgtacaattctattaattttggggatggaaaatttttttggccaatatttccattttccaccaatcgatgaatggaaattcagacgtCCATAATTCGAAAATAACTCAACTTATTTACCTTACGTTTCCTTTTTCCAATAGTGTGGACCAAAATACAGGGGGGGCATTTGGGGCCTCATGACTGTGGTAGGGTTCCCGTCTGAGCTacagggcctcaaagtcgccttttaaaattttataatagaaattaagGCTTCCATAACATCAATAAGGCGGCGACGTATcgatgtgcggtttgaattttttaatagaacggaccaaaatactgggggtgcatttggagcctcatgtccgtgaaGGTTCCATCTCTGCTTCTGAGCTAAAGgtgcctttttaattttacaataaaaattcaggcatccataactcagaAGGCGTCGACATGTTGATTTGCGGTATAAACTTTTTAATACAACAAACCAATATACTGGGGGTGCATTAGgagtctcatgtccgtggcagggttcgcctcttagctacggggcctcaaaactcacctttttaatttttataatagaaattgagttttccataactcaagaaggcggcgaCGTATTGATATGCGATTTGAATTTTTAACAGAACGTATCAAAATGCTGGGGTGCATTTCGAGCCTCATGTCCGTAGCAGGGTTACCCTCTTAGCAAAGGTCCTAAAATTtggcttttttaatttttaaaataaaaattcagccaTCCATAACATAAGAATGCTtcgacgtattgatgtgcggttgGAATCTTTTAATAGAATGGACCAAAATAAAGGTGCTGCTTTTGgtgcctcatgtccgtggcagggttcccctctcagctatggggcctcaaagttggttgatttttttttattcttagatatgaacattgcaatttcaaaatgacacctgcattacctacaagcCTACAGGAaccttcaaatgaaaaaatgacacatggaatactacaacagaggccaatgatgaaaggctaccagctatatcaatggtagaaattacccttgaaattgaaaaaatgacacctgttttACTGTTGAAGAGTCTTCGAggagtcttcagtgaggattttggcggCAACACGAAGGCTGTCTCATTTTCTGGAACTAAAGCATAGTCATTCAAAAAGTAATGATGGGCACTCCAgaattcggaggaaatctttgagtGGGGGTCCTTTTTGGGGTTTGTTTgcggggcccaggggtccaatttagtcaggacccttgcgtggtgaaggtgggcATGTTCAAAActagggtgtaaaaaaaaaaaaaagtccagccgcccaaaaataaatcatttgaaatttttcGACCTAACTGACTCTTCTTAGTagaattctattaattttgggg
Encoded proteins:
- the LOC136835746 gene encoding uncharacterized protein yields the protein MELLEQKTIFSGLGEIYSFSVPTRDPYLVISENRGFIEQAIKKAYLDKGLSTARLGLRVRTQITRKSLNKENPLQEEEFHIRVKYETVGKDQIADAVENWHQSLNEQTDNVCNEQEGSGWLLNKILSIDISVLTIGARGKKIGNSVPYPPNLRGSKLVFNLLSKRNDCIFTGLSAFTYKREHPTTEWFHLAEKVKKGISSISDHLKWDITGTFHWEDFKKIEKKNHLRIFVYEIVRGKKGDHNLILARKGGNEGDMVHLLLLENEHCALIKDFDLYVKNLTHDRSWRHGNSYCRSCLYLLTTSEDIERHHSQCAVTSKLVTKPSGEKLSFQNYHKTHPLPFTCYLDTEALVIPTGEEHGVVSHHKMVSYSYLIIDRSGEVMKTKTSTSRRSATELVNALSEDWSTLARERCHYPINISPQDEERFMRSTKCDLCNKKFVKGNDKHRHHDHMKEEDNFLGTYCQRCNQLCCDRYNTLRVYAHNMSYDMGLILKELEGNYNIQVQPKSGLKFLSVKINQLLFLDLLQFLSGSLDSVSREHIASGRELTYTHYLLQHLPLEARLKIITGKRSFPYEYVDDENKLLDNQLPPHEAFYSSLKGEGISEEEYQRSREMWQLGECQTLRDYMEVYLKIDVGLLADVFLNWRQILLRQYGLDCAQYTTLPDYAYDAMLKKTGVVLDYPYDISTYLQIQENVRGGFTTVVRQHSVARNEDIGNLREGEEEASYILYQDFNSLYPFSMTGKLPTGDIRQLSEEEKSSFMKSNFPSSDDDEVGYWLVIDTKPLSAEAAVNTDELPLCLHKRNIKEEEISPYCRHVLEEEGGKMGHRTRKLIGDHGPKKNYMIALPLLRFYMELGLEIEKVHKVYSFKQPNFMKGFIDGNIEARRKSKCRDEQSAFKLISNSVFGRCLMNPTKYATKNSVVNNESRFLKEIRNPRFKDFIVLNPNRVLCVSEKSEIDVNMPNFVGFQILEIAKLQMYHYWYKVIKPSYGDRERLIYCDTDCFIFSLSVDNLLNEYQRYPFKDYLDFSNFDSEHPCYSTQNKGQLGLLKSEVGEMIIEEIIALKPKAYSVLINQESMIRRSKGVQKCH